The Biomphalaria glabrata chromosome 15, xgBioGlab47.1, whole genome shotgun sequence region TGTATTCTTCATTTGTAAAGGAATTTCTGAAACGTATGAAATCAAAAATGAAAGATAAGGTCAATATTTGCAAACATTGCTTTTTAAGTCATTTCTCCAAAACAcgtttatttgaaatatttcaaaacttGACACTATGTAAAAATTGAGGTTCATATTATCAGCCATTACAATGAAGCTTGGCTCTCTAGGACTGTTTAGCTCCAAAACTCTTGTGCTGTAAAACAAATGACTATGGCATTCATAACTCAAATTCTTGTATTTATAAGTTATTGTAAGAAAATGAATGATAGAAAAGAGAGTTATGTGTTTGTATGAAATTAGTGAAAATACCTTTACAGAAGACTCTATATCCTAAATCAAAAACTCAATACATcagactttttaattttttattttagtgaaAAATACATTTGCTGGCTCTTATACTGAGACTGATTATTggatattatttataattatcttTTGTGAAAAGAGAACCTAGATTGACTACTGCCAGAAAACAGATATGTCTGTGCTGATTTAGCAAAAGTATGTAAgttgcagctggggctgcatagtcacttgaaatactgcattcctcattaattttctgacttgaagacaagccttattaaggTACAAAGGTTTTAGAGAGAATGTGAAGAAAATATGATGAAACATAAGCTCTGAGAACACTCAAAACACAGGCATTAGTTCtgctattataatattacatgtCATATTTAGTCATCATTTGTTACAAAGCTAGAGCTTCAAACtccatttatatttcattagttTGTATGGTCTGCAACTTTGTATAAAAGACTAatgcaaaaatgtttttataattattgtttttattgctaGTCTGGTGGTCAGCTAGAAAATGATGAGACAACAGCCAATAAAATCACTAAGTTGGTTCATACGGCTTACAAAATCCAAGTGACAGGAGATAAAAAGGATGCTTTACGTAGACTATCAGGTaaaatttatctttgaaaaTCTTTATTTCTGTGGCAGGAGTAGTAGACTTAACATgacttaacatgaagcttgaaacttaAGAAACTGATAAGAATTCTTATACAAAATTATCTTGACTCTTAGAATtgaaaattattgaaatttctggtgaactttgactcccgatgccgtcattGTGGAGAGAGTGTCGAAACAGTGACGCACGTCTTGTAcaagtgtccccagctccgcgagctaaggggggagctgtctgagcagtcactcgacttgtatggtagctatgagacATTAAGCTGAACgtctaagtttcttgccagagcactacgggaggattgagtccttcctgctctgttttttcaataggagttcatctcaggtgccaGAAATAAATCAGCTATCGTACATTAGTTACTCTTCTTTGTAGAAACTGAAAGCTACTTGTACTTGTAAcctatttgtaaaaaaaaaaaatcctgtttaAAGGGGAACTCTGATGGTTTTTCAAACTTGAGATTGAAATTCTGCATAAAAGGTTctaataaaatgtttagaaacatttatatttaaaaaataagacatCAAATTCTTCTTCTCTGaaaaaaattggattttttaatttgtttttagggTTTACCTACATCGCTCCCTTTAATAATACTGAAAGTTGTCCAGTCATGTATAGCAGTCCCTAACCCACATCATTGGTTcatttatatcaattatatactAGATGTGCCTGCTGATTTGTTCCCAAGCTatgtattgtttattatggctaGAATatcccctcccttttttttttttttaatgagctaCCAAAAAGACCCTCATTTTAACAATGCCCCCTAAAATACTTTTTAGCCCATCAATTCTAGTATGTTACATAGACTTTTAACAGCTTAATCTCTCTTTTCTTATCTCTCCTTCTGTttgtctaccccccccccccccctctctctctctctctctctctgaactccctttttattttttcttcactGCACATTGTAATGCTCTCCGACAGACTTTTGACAAGCATTTTAATAACCAGCTTTGTAAACCCACCCCCCAAACCAGAGGCGCCTTAGTAGCAGTGCATGGGGCCTGGGTGAGTATCATATCAGGGTCATGAAAGGAAGATTGCCCCACTCGCCAACCCCAAAAGGCCACCTTTGTCTGAACACACACATGAACTGTTGGCTAATGTATCAGTCACTCCACCCACCCGCTCCCAATTAGATTTCACTTTTCTTACCGTTTTTATTGTAAAGACAACCCCTAACTttgattaaattattataattttgtaataaTGCAATCTTCCATCAACCAAAACACATTTGATAGTCCAAAATGTCTGTGAATAACCCCTCATATTCTGAAAATTCTGTGGATTCTTAATTCTTAATGTAGTTCCTGAAGAAAccctagatctagagaaaagaCAGAGCCTAAGAGTATagtagtcttatctacacacacagacagtgaAGGGAGGGGTGAATAAATAGAATCTATCTTTTTGATACCATTAGACTAAGTCAGTATTGTCGTTTATTTCAGCCATGTCGTAAAAGGAAGTggacatgaaaatacaaaatgttgtaagcctaatttttaaaaagttgaattaggcaaaaagaaagaaactaggcttttaaagaaaaagatggAAGTCTAATTTTTCTGCAGTTTTGTTAATAGAAATAGGTTAAATAGAAAGAAAGCCTTAAGAATTTTCACAATTTGCGGCATTCTGgctttgaatcaataaaaactgTTTCTTAGCAAACACCTAAGtggtaaaaggaacatgtgtatAAAATTTCATGCAAATCCATTAGACAGTTGCTGCGATTTCTTGATAGATGAATCAGTGGTATTTTGAAAATACTTTACTGATTTAGAAAGCATTATTTATGCCatctaattaaaaatgttttgtcttTCAGTAATTTTAGGTGATGTTATTTACATGGCAACAGTTTCACAGCACAAAATATATGTTTCTAAAAGACATTATAATCCACAAGAGCCTGTACAAGCTTGAGGACTTTCATTGGATTGAGGAATTACATCCATGTTTTGTATGCATTTAACTACTCACAGCAAGAGTGCAGCTACAGTATGTACAAGAAGTCAAAAGTGTTTCAAGAGATAATCTTTAAtatgaattttatttatattttttatttgacatctGTGTGATTGTGTTTGGAAACTGCATGATTGTTATGATTGTTACCTGATGTTTCAACAAGTTTTCTTATATTAATAGATAAAGTTTTATtctgttttatcttttttttttttggttcatatCATTAGTCTGGTCTACAATTGtgacaattttttattgtaacttGCTATTTTTATCTTTGACCTTGCAAATTTTTTAGCTAGTCTTAAAAAGGCATTCAGATATGGGGGAGGCGTGGCATTCTTTAGAAGTATAAGGCTAAATGTATCATTGGATAGTTTCTGAACTGATGAAATATtgagaatatattttatttaaatttgtgcATTTGCAAGTCCTTCCTCCACATCTAATGAATCCTTGTCACTCGCATCACTGATAATACGTCTTAAAGCTGCTCTTGTAAAAGtgaaaagagaaatagaaacaTTGCAAAAATGACATTTGTCACATCTTGAATGCAATATTCCTAATTGGTTGAGCagtgcttgtttgttttttataccataattgattttatatattgttagtTCTAAGATTACAACAAACTTGATCTAATGTTCATCATATTGTCTTTCTTTTGTTTAGCCATTTTTGATGGTGGTACACTGATTGGCAAAGTCatcagagggggggggggggggtcggagtCATTTTTGCGTTTCATTGAATTAAATACAGAATATTTTCCTATAATTGCTCAGGTTGGTAAATACATTTTGGTAATTTTTAGAAGTTATACCTGTTGTTCCAATGTCCAATATCCAATTGTATGCCTGGGATACTGGTATTAGTGTACAATCAAAGGagctctttttgtttgtttttttaaaacagaatagtttaGTTCTCAAGTTGAAATCATTGAAGTAGTAACAgacaatataatttaaatttaataataaattaacagtaTTAGAATTACTAATGTGCTGATTATACCCCCAGAAATAAACCTGTTTTGAAACTGAAAGTTCTGGTTgcaaaaacttttttcttcttattgtCTCCCCTACATAATTTACCTTTCTGTGTTGAAATTGTTTTTCAAAGCTTCCAGAGACCAATGtgtaacaaaaacattttgtttgtatatttctttGGCTTTTAACTCCTACACCTTGCATATCTAtggatatttaaaattaagctAAAAACGAAATTGGATTAAATTTAACATTTGTTGATTTGAAAGACAGTTGTTTTATGTATATTCAACATGAACCATTCTACATTATCAAATAGATTCTTCTGAGGAAATACTGCAATGATTAAAGTTCAAGATATGacaataatgataaaatattcTGTATCATTCTGTGGGCcaatatcaatttaaaaacgTATATATAAGTACATAATATTTATGAATAAGCTTACACAGAATTTATTGAATttaaccagtgattcccaaagtggtctatatagacccctaggggtctacgaagacttccaaggggtctacgaaagtgaaaacaTAAATTGGGgttctatgagatgtccacggggtctatgataatagatttcatttaaaatagtcgtgactttaattttaacatcaaattaatgtaattctttcatacactaatatatgatttgtacccgagttaaacctttaaatatttatcctacCAATCAAACGGAAAATTGTTGTATCtaatttaaatacttatttaaatagcttcattttgtctacatgcaaccaatgtttaacaaaaagaatgtaTACTGTACAgcgtttattatttaaaattggtaaTTTATTCATTCCTTGTCATACtagcggttgcctaagtgcctttttataCCGATATGAAATCAGTTAtcctggaggatcatttgagacaaaGCCTGCaacctgacaaaatagataaagttTTGAAAAACGTTCGTATCAGATCAGAATAGACAAAGCAAAATCTCTCTTCTACATCAAATAGAGAAGATAatagtttgtgagcgtcttacaaaatCTCGTTAAGTAaagcaaaatatggaaaatattataggtaaaacattgattttactcgccgttgtagttttaataactgttttacacaaatctacatctgatattattaaacgaatATCTTTAAGCAACAATTCAGTTCAAGGTCACATctgtggcatgagttataaaattaaaagcttcttttgTAATTCTTTCCAAACGAGTTTGGGAaagcggcgtcgcaggctctgacagggtgtagtgctgtgtgctgcaaacagCCTAAAGGTCGCGTCGCCGGTTCCTTATTTTtaacagggttgacccacgaaacctttaCAATGTTCAGTtatagctgcaaagcagcacagtttgaattcagttttccttctgctaggtgggctgCAAGCCAAGTCTAATGAGCCCTTTCTGAcgaaagcttactggtttaggtacTCACTAGGTACCTTCACACCTTCtcatgttagtgaaaacagttctgcgctcccaatatttgagccagactTGAAAGATcaaaaaaatacataagaaaCTGTtatttgcgaaaacttttacaatgatacataaggctaattaattaattgattgaatactatttaatgtttgaggactacttcatagatcaacaaattcctatatgaaacataatatccgtagcaatgaatgtgcaaaaaaaatataaaaatttccaatgtgtttagtgattccagtaataaatataaattattttaattagtttaaatttgaattttatcaatacaaAAATAGATATCTATAACTCTATGTGTAGCTCCTAATTAGTTTTTCACTCTTAAACTCAATACagtaaaaaatttgttttaaaaatgttttgatgaatttgcaaaaattcaaTACAAGTTAAATAGGGGGTCCACCGAAAGCCagaaaaacatggcaaggggtcaacgagacaaaaaagtttgggaaccacttaTTTAAGCAAATGAATACTCTGTAGGATTTAATTACTGTAGTATGGCCAGAGAGAATGAATCTGTTGAAGATAAAATTTTTAGAGAGGCAAAGTAACATTGATAAGCTAGCTGCTTCGCTATCCGTAAtaaggaaagaaaagaaaaataaaaacgaatGAATACTCCGAAAAATATAGAATACCATGAGTTAATAGGTAACCTAAGGAAATGTTAAACTAAGCTTTATAGTTAGTATATTGCATTAAATGTCTGACATCCGTAATACAAGGGGAGAAActctacatgtaaaaaaaaattataatggatTGCATTTCCTTTTCAAGTTTCTGATTTTTAATAGCTccctaaaggggaaaagacgcgattagttttgtgtggtctgtccgtccatcccgtttagatctcgtaaactagaaaagatagtgaaaatccgacatcatgatattttagaccatttaaagttctgatgcaaccactacttttttcttttctgaacgcAAAaactctaatttttaaaatcacttatgcaagcagttttttcgttaaaaatacaccacttttacaactattcactattaatagtaacaaacactgtaGTCCATTTAGCAGTGCCTCCCAGGGAGACTGCACAATTATGCAAACGTATTTAGATTCTTTttgtccaaatttttttttttaacaattgtattgctaagttaaagtAAAtcctgtcatactaactactacattaaaaaaaatatttacttttttttaaagagaaaaaaaatgtttagtatgcatataagtggaacataaattaaaacagcaattaattagtagtttttcatattatcgcgtcaACGGGCGAGCACAATAGACGCCATataacacttaactaaaggaaaaacaatttttacgaatttttttttcttgaggcttttaATAAGAGatagaccctttacaaaacaattaaataatctGTATAAGACATCGGTTAGGCCATgttcatatcaaacaaaacattcactttcacctatcacttggtctgctgaaccgttggggctccacacaagatctgtcaacctttatACTTCTCTGTAAtttgcttttgatagaatttcattctgatatactttctgaaaatattgaaacctgcctttttacttacctgagtggaccacttcgggggccgattttgagtttgtgcttccacataaactgtctttgtaaccttgtttatttaaaGTTCCTACACCGCAATGCTTCTCGCATCTTTGTCCCTGAAAGGATCAGAAGCCCAACATGTCTTTCCCCAAAGCAGAATGATTAAAACTCTGGCGTTTTTTGCAGGATAGTTTCAATGAAAGATTTTAAATTAGTCTTCAGAGATCATTTTGATATCACCTCATAGTTGGCACCACAAGTTGTAATCCCCAAAATCCATATTAGCTCTTtgcctccgtaattattttttctcattcagacggaattcttcattttgctcattagtaTTTCACTACCATATTATGATtgagcttcaataactttgtttgttgtgatcagaaaatgttttatttggtctaggattcaaggggaatgcatgctcctTTTATGTAacataaagaaaagtttttcaaattaaattttaatttaatgaggtaaaattaacgatggtatcgtcgattagaagagaaagagttaagtcatcTAAACTCTTAACATTCATGGGTTCCAGAGTGAACCAACACAGCCTTGATCTAACATTGTACTGAGTGTAATCAGTCAATCTGTAACTTGATTATGATCAAGGCAGTCGATATTTAAGTTGAGAAGCAAGCGCTCACTCTCAAAGTCATTAATGAGACAGTTGTAGTACAGTTAGTGTTAAGTCAGTCTGTAATTGAGTACTGATAGAATATATTTCTATGAAGTTTTAACATGTTATTTAACCCGAATGGACTACATGGATTTATTCTAGATCAAGTTATGCAATACGGTGTCTATGAATatggatatatttttataacgAATAATTGCTCAGTCATTTACAGTAGATGTCTGAATACTTGGTGCACATAGTACGGTCATCCATCCTGCCGTATATAATCATAAACATGAACCCAAATGTCACAAATATTAATACTCACAGTGACAtaaatggtgtcagaagtttaATTGAAATTGAGATAGTGATATGCTCTGTGTCGAAGCGGGATGCTGATTccaatctgatttttttttcagagaaaaATGATGTCATAAGTGAGATTAATTGAAATAAAGACGGTGACCCAGTTAATGATTAGATATCCTTTCTTGAAAATTTTGAGCGAATTTGACAATCGGCTTCTTGTTTGAGATGCAGCCAGATATCTAGAAGTGGGTTCTGAAATCAACTAATTACTATTTAAATATTGTTGAATACGACATTAAGACGCGATTCTAATAAAAATGATGTCT contains the following coding sequences:
- the LOC106068843 gene encoding ragulator complex protein LAMTOR4-like, which translates into the protein MSVHGIDRIPDSLGFLVLTEDGAVISSGGQLENDETTANKITKLVHTAYKIQVTGDKKDALRRLSVILGDVIYMATVSQHKIYVSKRHYNPQEPVQA